A stretch of [Clostridium] scindens DNA encodes these proteins:
- a CDS encoding peptidyl-prolyl cis-trans isomerase yields the protein MEKLTVLRRVYKNMKKKILILAMAGMLAVTSLTGCGSFKDDDVVATVGDKEITADIANFYARYTQAQYETYYAGYLGEDMWNSEATEGQTYEESVKDSVLKQLETMILLEEHMGDYEVSLSDKEKNAIESTAKEFDEANALEDKEKISGSLKTVKRVMTLMAIQQKMTEAIQAGADTEVSDEEAAQKSMQYVLFPYTTKDEEGKSVDLSDEEKAEVKSKAENFAEAAKTAEDFGALATEQGVEASTITFDKDSSTPSADLIAAADKLGEGEVTEMIEAENGCYIGKVTSLFDREATDTKKQSIVNDRKTDLYTKTCEKWLKKADIKVNKSVWKKVDFNDLSVTMKVEEQEPYANDVKTDDQVDTDSEAQ from the coding sequence ATAGAGAAGTTAACGGTACTAAGGAGGGTATACAAGAATATGAAAAAAAAGATATTGATACTCGCAATGGCAGGGATGCTTGCAGTGACTTCCCTTACCGGCTGCGGATCGTTCAAAGACGACGATGTGGTTGCCACGGTAGGCGACAAAGAGATCACAGCCGACATTGCTAATTTCTATGCAAGATATACACAGGCTCAGTATGAGACTTATTACGCAGGATATCTGGGAGAAGACATGTGGAATTCCGAAGCGACGGAAGGCCAGACTTACGAAGAATCCGTCAAAGACTCCGTGCTCAAGCAGCTGGAGACTATGATTCTTCTGGAAGAGCATATGGGAGACTATGAGGTCTCTCTGTCTGACAAGGAAAAGAATGCCATAGAGAGTACTGCAAAAGAGTTTGACGAGGCAAATGCCCTGGAAGACAAGGAAAAAATCAGTGGCTCGTTAAAGACGGTGAAGCGCGTGATGACGCTTATGGCGATCCAGCAGAAGATGACGGAGGCAATTCAGGCCGGCGCTGATACGGAAGTATCCGATGAAGAGGCAGCCCAGAAGAGCATGCAGTACGTGCTGTTCCCTTATACGACTAAGGATGAGGAGGGCAAATCCGTAGATCTGTCTGATGAAGAGAAGGCAGAGGTCAAGAGCAAGGCAGAGAATTTTGCGGAAGCAGCCAAGACGGCGGAAGACTTCGGCGCGCTTGCCACAGAACAAGGCGTGGAAGCAAGCACAATAACATTTGACAAGGATTCATCCACTCCGTCAGCAGATCTGATCGCGGCGGCAGACAAGCTGGGAGAAGGCGAAGTGACGGAGATGATCGAGGCTGAGAATGGATGCTATATTGGAAAGGTCACCAGCCTGTTTGACAGAGAGGCCACGGATACCAAGAAGCAGTCTATCGTAAATGACAGAAAGACGGATCTTTACACCAAGACCTGCGAGAAGTGGCTTAAGAAGGCGGATATCAAGGTCAATAAGAGCGTTTGGAAGAAAGTTGATTTTAATGATCTAAGCGTTACTATGAAGGTAGAAGAGCAGGAGCCGTATGCGAATGATGTCAAGACGGATGATCAGGTGGATACGGATAGCGAGGCACAGTAA
- the mfd gene encoding transcription-repair coupling factor produces MQALIRPLNELAEFEEISRDIRKGAGMIRVCGCVNSQKTHMMYALSDGCNYRVIACSSESKAKQVYEEYRFLDPNTYLYPAKDLLFYQADLRSKELVSQRMEVIQAVAAGEEATVVTSFDAFMDSLLPKDVIVEKTVRIANDSTLHLEEMRSRLVALGYDREVQIEAPGQFAVRGGILDVYPLTEELPIRIELWGDEVDSIRTFDVETQRSIENLEEVSICPAVEFPQEGEKGVSFLDYFPKEETILFLDEPVRLIEKGQGVEEEFLEAQKKRVESGYEVTDAEVQLYHTEEILKKMNAYSSVGFFALDMKCRGLETKASFSLQTKSVNPYNSSFDMLTQDLKRLKRNGYRVVLLSGSRTRAKRLAEDLRDYNLSSYYSDELDREVAPGEIMTAYGHVAYGYEYPMLKFTVISETDIFGKTKKKKKRKTYEGRKIQSFAELKVGDYVVHENHGLGIYQGIEKIEVDKISKDYMKISYAQGGNLYIPATQLDLIQKYASADAKKPKLNRLGTQEWTKTKTRVRGAVREIAKDLVRLYAARQEQEGYVYGEDTVWQREFEEMFPFEETEDQLLAIEAVKRDMMSHKIMDRLICGDVGYGKTEIAIRAAFKAVQEDKQVVYLVPTTILAQQHYNTFAQRMKDFPVRVDLMCRFRTPAQQKKTIEDTKKGLVDIVIGTHRVLSDDLKFKDLGLLIIDEEQRFGVQHKEKIKKLKENVDVLTLTATPIPRTLHMSLIGIRDMSVLEEAPNDRMPIQTYVMEYNDEMVREAIERECGRQGQVYYVYNRVEDIAEITGHIQKLVPDVTVEYAHGQMKEHQLERIMYDFINGEIDVLVSTTIIETGLDISNVNTMIIHDADHLGLSQLYQLRGRVGRSNRMAYAFLLYRRDKLLREVAEKRLAAIREFTDLGSGFKIAMRDLEIRGAGNLLGAEQHGHMEAVGYDLYCKMLNEAVKHLKGEMEEETFNTTMDLNVDAYIPDSYIPNEYQKLDIYKRVAAIENEEEMEDMLEELIDRFGDIPKKVETLLAVASLKAIAHSAYVTAVEQKGERFTFSMYEKAKVQPQKIPGLLEQFKGDLTFKADAENPCFLYEKKSRNKKEKNTDVLAVVKNVLIGIKGLIDQ; encoded by the coding sequence ATGCAAGCCTTAATCAGGCCATTGAATGAATTAGCAGAATTTGAAGAAATTAGCAGGGACATAAGAAAAGGCGCAGGGATGATACGAGTCTGCGGATGCGTGAATTCCCAGAAAACCCATATGATGTATGCGTTGAGCGATGGCTGTAATTACAGAGTCATCGCTTGTTCAAGTGAATCCAAGGCAAAACAAGTCTATGAAGAGTATCGCTTCCTGGATCCGAATACCTATCTGTATCCGGCTAAAGACCTGCTCTTTTACCAGGCAGACTTAAGGAGCAAGGAACTGGTAAGTCAGAGGATGGAAGTGATCCAGGCGGTGGCAGCAGGCGAAGAGGCTACGGTGGTCACCAGTTTCGATGCGTTCATGGACTCCCTTCTGCCCAAGGATGTAATTGTTGAAAAGACGGTGCGGATTGCAAATGACAGTACCCTTCATCTGGAAGAGATGCGGTCCAGGCTGGTGGCGCTGGGCTATGACAGGGAAGTGCAGATTGAGGCTCCTGGCCAGTTTGCGGTAAGAGGCGGCATACTGGATGTCTATCCGCTTACAGAAGAACTTCCGATCCGGATAGAACTGTGGGGAGATGAAGTGGATTCGATCCGTACTTTTGACGTGGAGACCCAGAGATCCATCGAGAATCTGGAAGAGGTGTCGATCTGTCCGGCGGTGGAATTTCCGCAGGAAGGGGAGAAGGGCGTCTCCTTTTTGGACTATTTTCCAAAGGAAGAGACGATCCTGTTCTTAGATGAGCCGGTCCGCCTGATTGAAAAAGGGCAGGGAGTGGAAGAAGAGTTTCTGGAAGCCCAGAAAAAGAGGGTGGAAAGCGGATACGAAGTTACGGACGCGGAAGTGCAGCTGTATCATACGGAAGAGATCCTAAAGAAAATGAACGCTTATAGCAGCGTCGGCTTTTTTGCCCTGGATATGAAGTGCAGGGGACTGGAGACAAAAGCCTCCTTCAGTCTTCAGACGAAAAGCGTCAATCCTTATAACAGCAGTTTTGACATGCTGACGCAGGATTTGAAGCGTCTGAAAAGGAATGGATACAGGGTGGTTCTCCTATCCGGATCCAGGACCAGGGCGAAGCGTCTGGCGGAGGATTTAAGGGATTATAATCTGAGCAGCTATTACAGCGATGAGCTGGACCGGGAAGTGGCGCCCGGAGAGATTATGACGGCTTATGGACATGTGGCATATGGCTATGAGTATCCGATGCTGAAGTTTACGGTGATCTCGGAGACGGATATCTTCGGAAAGACGAAGAAAAAGAAGAAGCGTAAGACCTATGAAGGGCGAAAGATACAGAGTTTTGCGGAACTTAAGGTCGGAGATTATGTGGTTCATGAGAACCATGGCCTGGGGATATACCAGGGCATCGAGAAGATCGAGGTAGATAAGATATCTAAAGACTATATGAAGATATCCTATGCCCAGGGAGGCAACCTATATATCCCGGCTACCCAGCTGGACCTGATTCAGAAATATGCAAGCGCGGATGCCAAGAAGCCCAAATTAAACCGTCTGGGCACGCAGGAATGGACGAAGACCAAAACCAGAGTCCGAGGGGCAGTAAGAGAGATCGCGAAAGATCTGGTCAGGCTGTACGCTGCAAGACAGGAGCAGGAAGGCTACGTATATGGAGAGGATACAGTCTGGCAGAGGGAATTCGAGGAAATGTTCCCCTTTGAAGAGACGGAGGACCAGCTGCTTGCCATCGAGGCCGTCAAGCGGGATATGATGAGCCATAAGATTATGGACCGCCTGATCTGCGGGGACGTTGGATATGGAAAGACGGAGATTGCCATCCGGGCAGCCTTCAAGGCAGTACAGGAGGATAAGCAGGTCGTCTATCTGGTACCCACCACGATCCTGGCCCAGCAGCATTACAATACATTTGCCCAGAGGATGAAGGACTTTCCGGTTCGGGTGGATCTGATGTGCAGATTCCGGACTCCGGCCCAGCAGAAGAAGACCATCGAGGATACCAAGAAAGGCCTGGTGGATATTGTGATCGGTACCCACAGGGTCTTAAGCGACGATCTGAAATTCAAGGATCTGGGACTTCTGATCATCGATGAGGAGCAGCGTTTCGGCGTCCAGCATAAGGAAAAGATTAAGAAATTGAAGGAAAATGTGGATGTATTGACTCTGACGGCAACGCCGATTCCGCGGACGCTTCATATGAGCCTGATCGGAATCCGGGATATGAGCGTGCTGGAAGAGGCCCCCAACGACAGGATGCCGATCCAGACCTATGTCATGGAGTATAACGACGAGATGGTAAGAGAAGCGATCGAGAGAGAATGCGGAAGGCAGGGACAGGTATACTATGTCTATAACCGGGTGGAGGATATAGCGGAGATAACAGGCCATATCCAGAAGCTGGTTCCGGATGTCACGGTGGAATACGCCCATGGGCAGATGAAGGAGCACCAGCTGGAGAGGATCATGTACGACTTTATCAACGGAGAGATAGACGTGCTGGTATCCACAACGATTATTGAGACTGGGCTGGACATTTCCAATGTAAATACGATGATTATCCATGACGCCGATCATCTGGGCCTGTCCCAGCTCTATCAGCTGCGGGGAAGGGTAGGGCGCTCTAACCGAATGGCTTATGCCTTTCTCCTTTACCGGAGAGATAAGCTCCTCCGGGAAGTTGCGGAAAAAAGGCTGGCCGCGATCCGGGAGTTTACAGACTTGGGATCAGGATTCAAGATTGCCATGCGGGATCTTGAAATCAGGGGAGCCGGCAATCTTCTGGGCGCTGAGCAGCATGGCCATATGGAGGCTGTGGGATACGACCTATACTGTAAAATGCTCAATGAGGCAGTGAAGCATTTAAAAGGCGAGATGGAAGAAGAGACCTTTAACACTACGATGGATCTGAACGTGGATGCATATATCCCGGATTCCTATATTCCCAACGAGTACCAGAAACTGGATATCTATAAGCGGGTGGCGGCCATTGAAAATGAAGAAGAGATGGAAGACATGCTGGAAGAGCTGATTGACCGTTTCGGAGACATCCCCAAAAAGGTGGAGACTCTCCTGGCTGTCGCAAGCCTGAAAGCGATCGCTCACAGCGCCTACGTGACGGCGGTGGAGCAGAAAGGGGAAAGATTTACCTTCTCCATGTATGAGAAGGCCAAAGTCCAGCCCCAGAAGATTCCCGGACTTCTGGAGCAGTTTAAAGGGGATCTGACCTTTAAGGCAGATGCAGAGAACCCTTGCTTCTTATATGAGAAGAAGAGCCGCAATAAAAAAGAGAAAAATACGGATGTGCTGGCGGTTGTGAAAAATGTGCTAATTGGAATTAAAGGATTGATTGACCAGTAA
- the pth gene encoding aminoacyl-tRNA hydrolase — MFIIAGLGNPTLQYEGTRHNAGFDVIDTLAGKYNISVDGRKNRALIGKGIIEGKKVILAKPQTYMNLSGESLGGLVDYYKVDEESEFLVVYDDISLDVGQLRIRKKGSAGGHNGMKNIISHLGTEVFPRIKVGVGEKPKKYDLADYVLSRFSKEERAIMEEGYQKAVEAVEMILRGEMDEAMNKFNRKVKPKEA; from the coding sequence ATGTTTATTATAGCGGGACTTGGAAACCCTACATTACAATACGAAGGCACGCGGCATAATGCCGGCTTCGATGTCATAGATACGCTGGCTGGCAAATATAATATATCTGTAGACGGCAGGAAGAACAGAGCCCTGATTGGAAAAGGAATCATAGAGGGGAAGAAAGTAATTCTGGCTAAGCCGCAGACCTACATGAATCTTAGCGGCGAGAGCCTGGGCGGCCTGGTGGATTATTATAAGGTTGATGAAGAGAGCGAGTTTTTGGTTGTCTACGATGATATCAGTCTGGATGTCGGACAACTTAGAATCCGTAAAAAAGGAAGCGCCGGCGGCCATAATGGAATGAAGAATATTATCAGCCATCTTGGGACGGAAGTATTTCCAAGAATCAAGGTTGGCGTAGGAGAAAAGCCGAAGAAATATGATCTGGCAGACTATGTCCTCAGTCGTTTCTCGAAAGAAGAGCGCGCCATCATGGAGGAAGGATACCAGAAGGCTGTGGAAGCGGTGGAGATGATCCTCAGAGGAGAGATGGATGAGGCCATGAATAAGTTTAACAGAAAAGTAAAGCCTAAGGAGGCCTAA
- a CDS encoding glyoxalase, whose protein sequence is MYEYDEECLKTFLKNQAQLFDEPVAETLEEAEAFLEDCMAAVVENIDEVKEFLEEEGLDVDSMSLEEIEEASEVFPLPGGRYLIVEG, encoded by the coding sequence ATGTATGAGTACGATGAGGAGTGCCTGAAGACGTTCCTGAAAAACCAGGCACAGTTGTTTGATGAGCCGGTCGCGGAGACGCTGGAAGAGGCGGAAGCATTCCTGGAGGATTGCATGGCAGCGGTCGTGGAGAACATCGATGAAGTGAAGGAGTTTCTAGAAGAGGAAGGTCTGGATGTAGACAGCATGTCTCTTGAAGAGATTGAGGAAGCATCAGAAGTATTCCCGCTTCCGGGTGGAAGATATCTGATCGTAGAAGGATAG
- a CDS encoding HAD family hydrolase: MKTCIFDLDGTLTDTLESLAFSVKETLKEMGLPQITTDECRSFVGNGARYLMERALEAAGDRELSRIEEGMEVYGRIFDENCTYLVTPYEGITETLKQMKDKGIKLAVLSNKPHQQTQKVVERIFGEDVFDCVQGQKEGIARKPDPDGIYRLLEEMQAGREECLYVGDSEVDVETGRNAGVRMVGVSWGFRSREALKAAGAGTIIDSPEKLMQFV, from the coding sequence ATGAAAACTTGTATATTTGATCTTGACGGAACTTTGACCGATACATTGGAATCCTTGGCTTTTTCGGTGAAAGAGACATTAAAAGAGATGGGACTTCCCCAGATTACTACTGATGAGTGCCGCAGTTTTGTAGGCAACGGCGCGAGATATCTGATGGAACGTGCCTTAGAGGCAGCTGGAGATAGGGAACTTTCAAGAATTGAGGAAGGAATGGAGGTATACGGACGTATATTTGATGAAAACTGTACATATCTTGTAACACCCTATGAAGGCATCACCGAAACGCTTAAGCAGATGAAAGACAAGGGAATAAAGCTGGCAGTTCTCTCCAACAAGCCCCATCAGCAGACGCAGAAAGTGGTAGAGCGTATCTTTGGAGAAGATGTGTTTGACTGCGTGCAGGGACAGAAGGAAGGAATTGCGAGAAAGCCGGATCCTGACGGAATCTACAGACTGCTGGAGGAGATGCAGGCTGGCAGGGAAGAATGCCTGTATGTGGGGGATTCCGAAGTGGACGTGGAGACAGGCAGAAACGCAGGGGTTCGCATGGTGGGCGTATCCTGGGGGTTCCGGTCAAGAGAAGCATTGAAGGCTGCAGGCGCCGGAACTATCATAGACAGTCCGGAAAAACTGATGCAGTTCGTATGA
- the sigG gene encoding RNA polymerase sporulation sigma factor SigG, whose protein sequence is MAQGKVEICGVNTAKLPILKEEEKEALFARIKAGDAEAKEEYIKGNLRLVLSVIKRFGGSNENPDDLFQIGCIGLIKAINNFNTELDVKFSTYAVPMIIGEIRRYMRDNNSIRVSRSLRDTAYKAIYAKENYIKQNLKEPTVQEIAEEIGISKEDIVFALDAIQVPMSLQEPVYNDGGDALYVMDQISDTKNKEEKWVEDLSLEAAMQHLGERERYIIKLRFFEGKTQMEVADEIKISQAQVSRLEKNALRLMRQYLT, encoded by the coding sequence ATGGCACAGGGAAAAGTTGAAATATGTGGTGTGAATACGGCAAAGCTTCCAATCCTGAAAGAAGAGGAAAAGGAAGCTTTGTTTGCGCGCATAAAAGCGGGGGATGCAGAGGCGAAGGAAGAATATATCAAAGGAAATCTACGCCTTGTGCTCAGCGTGATAAAGCGGTTTGGAGGAAGCAATGAGAATCCGGATGACCTGTTCCAGATCGGCTGCATCGGCCTGATCAAGGCGATCAATAATTTTAATACGGAACTGGATGTGAAGTTTTCTACTTATGCGGTGCCCATGATCATCGGCGAGATCAGGCGCTATATGCGGGACAATAATTCCATCCGTGTCAGCCGGTCGCTTCGTGATACGGCGTATAAGGCAATCTATGCAAAAGAGAATTATATCAAGCAGAACCTAAAAGAACCCACAGTCCAGGAGATTGCGGAAGAGATCGGAATATCCAAAGAGGATATCGTGTTTGCCCTGGACGCCATTCAGGTTCCCATGAGCCTTCAGGAGCCGGTATATAATGACGGAGGCGATGCCCTGTATGTAATGGATCAGATCAGCGATACAAAGAATAAGGAAGAAAAGTGGGTGGAGGACTTGTCATTAGAAGCGGCGATGCAGCATTTGGGAGAACGGGAACGGTATATTATCAAACTGCGGTTCTTTGAGGGGAAGACGCAGATGGAAGTTGCCGATGAGATCAAGATTTCCCAGGCCCAGGTAAGCCGTCTGGAAAAGAATGCGCTGCGGCTGATGCGCCAGTATCTCACTTAA
- a CDS encoding Na/Pi cotransporter family protein, which translates to MEINDLLMLLGGLALFLYGMQMMSTGLETAAGNKMKTILEKLTSNRFKGVLAGAAITAVIQSSSATTVMVVGFVNSGLMTLSQAVWVIMGANIGTTITGQLIALDIGAIAPLIAFISVAVILFSKNDKVKHISSIFAGLGVLFIGMDMMGEAMAPLQSSPAFLKLMTTFQNPLAGILIGAAFTAIIQSSSASVGILQALAATGTIPLSGAVYILFGQNIGTCITAVLASIGTKVNAKRTTVIHLLFNIIGTLIFTCICMATPFVSFMETLTGNPVAQIANVHTTFNIVTTLILLPFGGLMAKAAVRLLPDTKASEPQKRKLEYIAPFEGHYSMGHAAVVLSQLSNEVSRMSGMAKDNVEAAYDALLNGDSKALEAIEERESYIDYLNEEIAKYIVSLMSVEMSEKDSKCINNYYMIISNIERIGDHAMNIAEYLKSLKKWSVRFSDNAISEIRKMKQVSLKILECLERADEENSQFLLEQAAKYENLIDDMQKKYLKRQIKRIRKGNCKAEAGILFSELLTDFERIGDYALNLAELYADM; encoded by the coding sequence ATGGAAATAAACGATCTCTTAATGCTGCTTGGCGGGCTGGCTCTATTTTTGTATGGCATGCAGATGATGAGTACCGGTCTTGAGACCGCCGCAGGCAACAAGATGAAGACGATCCTTGAGAAACTGACCTCCAATCGCTTCAAAGGTGTTCTGGCAGGCGCTGCCATTACAGCTGTCATCCAATCTTCTTCCGCCACCACCGTCATGGTCGTAGGCTTCGTCAATTCTGGCCTTATGACTTTAAGCCAGGCCGTATGGGTAATTATGGGAGCCAATATAGGAACCACGATTACCGGACAGCTGATTGCGCTGGATATCGGGGCGATCGCGCCTTTGATCGCATTTATAAGCGTTGCCGTCATATTGTTTTCCAAGAATGATAAAGTAAAGCATATCAGTTCCATTTTTGCGGGACTGGGCGTACTGTTTATCGGCATGGATATGATGGGCGAGGCGATGGCGCCGCTGCAGTCGTCCCCTGCTTTTCTGAAGCTTATGACTACCTTCCAGAATCCACTTGCGGGCATACTGATCGGTGCCGCATTTACTGCTATCATCCAGTCTTCCTCCGCTTCGGTGGGAATCTTGCAGGCTCTGGCGGCCACGGGGACAATCCCCTTATCCGGCGCTGTCTATATCCTGTTCGGACAGAATATCGGCACTTGCATTACCGCTGTCCTGGCTTCCATCGGCACAAAAGTCAACGCAAAGCGTACCACAGTGATCCATCTGCTGTTTAACATCATAGGCACGCTGATCTTTACCTGCATCTGCATGGCAACACCTTTCGTATCCTTTATGGAGACGCTGACTGGCAATCCTGTGGCACAGATAGCCAACGTTCACACCACGTTTAATATTGTAACCACGCTGATCCTTCTGCCCTTTGGCGGCCTCATGGCCAAGGCAGCCGTCCGGCTGCTCCCGGATACAAAAGCCAGCGAGCCTCAAAAAAGGAAGCTGGAATACATTGCGCCTTTTGAAGGCCATTATTCCATGGGACATGCCGCCGTTGTCCTCTCCCAGCTTAGCAATGAAGTGTCCAGAATGTCCGGCATGGCAAAAGACAATGTAGAAGCCGCTTATGACGCGCTTTTAAATGGTGACTCGAAAGCCCTGGAAGCCATAGAAGAACGGGAGTCCTACATAGATTACCTGAATGAGGAGATTGCAAAATATATCGTAAGCCTGATGTCTGTGGAGATGTCCGAGAAAGATTCCAAGTGTATCAATAATTATTACATGATCATCAGCAATATAGAAAGAATCGGAGACCACGCGATGAACATCGCTGAATATCTGAAGTCTTTGAAAAAATGGTCCGTGCGCTTCTCCGATAACGCCATCTCGGAGATACGCAAGATGAAGCAGGTGAGCCTTAAGATCCTGGAATGTCTGGAGCGTGCGGATGAGGAAAACAGCCAGTTTCTTCTGGAGCAGGCCGCGAAATATGAAAATCTCATCGATGATATGCAGAAGAAATACCTGAAACGGCAGATAAAAAGGATTCGCAAAGGAAATTGCAAGGCGGAGGCCGGCATCCTCTTTTCCGAACTGCTCACGGACTTTGAGCGAATTGGCGACTATGCCCTTAATCTGGCTGAATTATATGCTGATATGTAG